In one window of Candidatus Deferrimicrobiaceae bacterium DNA:
- a CDS encoding VanZ family protein translates to MGRRRLYFWMLVGWVALTITLTSIPNLETPVDLPHADKLAHLGFYGVMGFLFALWRREASDPVPRSILVAVLFIVVLGALDEGHQSFIPGRSMEFNDWLADMAGGGIGSLSSGIFPAVFPFLVTKRQ, encoded by the coding sequence TTGGGCCGCAGGCGTCTCTATTTCTGGATGCTGGTCGGCTGGGTCGCGCTGACGATCACCCTGACCTCGATCCCGAACCTGGAAACGCCCGTCGATCTTCCCCATGCCGACAAGCTCGCGCATCTCGGCTTCTACGGGGTCATGGGTTTCCTGTTCGCATTGTGGCGGCGGGAGGCCTCCGATCCCGTCCCGCGGTCCATCCTGGTCGCTGTCCTGTTCATCGTCGTTCTCGGCGCCCTCGACGAGGGGCACCAGTCGTTCATCCCGGGAAGGTCGATGGAATTCAACGACTGGCTTGCCGACATGGCGGGGGGCGGGATCGGCTCGCTCTCATCGGGGATCTTCCCGGCCGTGTTCCCGTTTCTGGTGACGAAGCGCCAGTGA
- the rfbB gene encoding dTDP-glucose 4,6-dehydratase produces MTDATTHTGLPDGGLTLLVTGGAGFIGSNFVRYIYGAQPGWRIVNVDALTYAGNLANLSDVAGRDAEADRRYRFVRADICDAAAIARVFDDEKPDAVVNFAAETHVDRSIDDPGLFLKTNILGTQVLLDAARRSGVARYLQISTDEVYGSLGATGRFTESSPLRPNSPYAASKTAADLLVRAYFKTYGLPTLTTRCSNNYGPYQFPEKLIPFFVTLLHEGQQVPVYGDGMNVRDWIHVDDHSRAVEGVLLRGTPGEVYNVGGGNERTNIEITKLLTGLMGRDESAMKYVQDRPGHDRRYAIDDTRIRTELGIVPQVPFDEGLRATVRWYLDNEPWWRSVKSGEYRSFFDRWYTGKGR; encoded by the coding sequence GTGACCGACGCGACGACGCACACGGGGCTCCCGGACGGCGGACTCACGCTTCTGGTGACCGGCGGGGCCGGCTTCATCGGCTCCAACTTCGTCCGCTACATCTACGGTGCGCAGCCCGGCTGGCGCATCGTCAACGTCGATGCGCTGACCTACGCGGGAAACCTGGCCAACCTGTCGGATGTCGCCGGGCGCGACGCCGAGGCCGACCGCCGGTATCGCTTCGTCCGCGCCGACATTTGCGACGCGGCGGCCATCGCCCGGGTCTTCGACGATGAGAAGCCCGACGCCGTGGTCAATTTCGCCGCCGAGACGCACGTCGACCGCAGCATCGACGATCCCGGCCTCTTCCTCAAGACCAACATCCTCGGGACGCAGGTGTTGCTAGACGCGGCGCGCCGGTCCGGCGTCGCCCGGTACCTGCAGATCTCCACCGACGAGGTCTACGGGTCGCTGGGCGCCACCGGCCGATTCACCGAGAGCTCGCCGCTTCGGCCCAACAGCCCCTACGCCGCCAGCAAGACCGCGGCCGACCTGCTGGTGCGCGCCTACTTCAAGACCTACGGCCTGCCCACGCTGACCACGCGCTGCTCGAACAACTACGGGCCCTACCAGTTCCCCGAGAAGCTGATCCCCTTCTTCGTGACGCTCCTGCACGAGGGGCAGCAGGTGCCGGTCTACGGCGACGGCATGAACGTGCGCGACTGGATCCACGTCGACGACCACTCGCGGGCGGTCGAGGGGGTGCTCCTGCGGGGCACGCCGGGTGAGGTCTACAACGTCGGCGGCGGGAACGAACGGACCAACATCGAGATCACGAAGCTGCTGACCGGGCTCATGGGGCGCGACGAATCCGCGATGAAATACGTTCAGGACCGCCCGGGGCACGACCGGCGCTACGCGATCGACGACACCCGGATCCGCACCGAGCTGGGGATCGTCCCGCAGGTGCCGTTCGACGAGGGGCTGCGCGCAACCGTGCGTTGGTACCTCGACAACGAGCCGTGGTGGCGGTCGGTGAAATCGGGCGAATACCGGTCGTTCTTCGACCGGTGGTACACCGGCAAGGGGCGCTGA
- a CDS encoding SDR family oxidoreductase, with amino-acid sequence MTYLVTGGAGFIGSNLAEALLSKGARVRVFDNFLTGRRENLAGFPEAYGDAFELVEGDLRDLDAVRGAVEGVSYVLHQGALPSVPRSVADPLLTNAINVDGTLNVLVAARDAGVRRVVFAASSSAYGDTPELPKRESMTPNPKSPYAAQKLAGEHYLRIFHAVYGLETVALRYFNVFGPRQAPKSTYAAVIPAFVTAVLSGTAPVVHGDGGQTRDFTFVENVVQANLLACSAPAEACGKVFNIACGERVSLLDILEAIYALAGKRVAPRFEPPRAGDVRDSLADISLAQQLLGYAPRVRFSEGLARAMDYYRSIG; translated from the coding sequence GTGACCTATCTCGTGACCGGTGGCGCGGGCTTCATCGGCTCCAACTTGGCCGAGGCGCTCCTGTCGAAGGGCGCGCGCGTCCGTGTCTTCGACAACTTCCTCACCGGGCGCCGGGAGAACCTGGCCGGGTTCCCGGAAGCCTACGGCGATGCGTTCGAACTGGTCGAGGGCGACCTGCGCGATCTCGATGCCGTCCGCGGGGCGGTCGAGGGCGTCTCCTACGTGCTGCACCAGGGGGCGCTCCCGTCGGTCCCCCGCTCGGTGGCCGACCCGCTGTTGACGAACGCGATCAACGTCGACGGCACGCTCAACGTCCTGGTCGCCGCGCGCGACGCGGGCGTCCGGCGCGTCGTGTTCGCGGCCTCCTCCTCGGCCTACGGCGACACCCCCGAGCTGCCCAAGCGCGAGTCGATGACCCCCAACCCGAAGAGTCCATACGCTGCCCAGAAGCTGGCGGGCGAGCACTACCTGCGCATCTTTCATGCGGTCTACGGACTCGAGACGGTGGCGCTGCGGTATTTCAACGTTTTCGGGCCACGGCAGGCTCCGAAGTCGACCTACGCCGCGGTCATCCCCGCCTTCGTCACGGCCGTGCTTTCCGGAACCGCGCCGGTCGTCCACGGCGACGGCGGGCAGACGCGCGATTTCACCTTCGTCGAGAACGTGGTCCAGGCCAACCTTCTGGCCTGCTCGGCGCCTGCCGAAGCGTGCGGGAAGGTATTCAACATCGCGTGCGGCGAGCGCGTTTCGCTTCTCGACATCCTCGAGGCGATCTATGCGTTGGCCGGGAAGCGGGTGGCGCCGAGGTTCGAGCCGCCGCGCGCGGGCGACGTGCGCGACTCGCTGGCCGACATCTCGCTGGCGCAGCAACTTCTGGGCTACGCCCCGCGGGTGCGTTTCTCGGAGGGGCTGGCCCGGGCGATGGACTACTACCGGTCGATCGGCTGA
- a CDS encoding FKBP-type peptidyl-prolyl cis-trans isomerase N-terminal domain-containing protein yields MKMITAIASVTLVLISRVCPAGEVVVPQSEKDRINYSVGYQIGGDFKKQGVEISPEMLIQGIRDAIDETASRMSPKDMRQTLVTLKASITAAERKRKGGVGAPVDPRAEQTFLDLNGKKAGVVILPSGLQYKVIQEGTGATPTASDNVTVNYRGTLVAGNDFYDSKKVGKPAELAVGALIPGLQEALTRMKEGALWQIVIPPSLGYREGSPLVGKTVIVDLELIRVNPAK; encoded by the coding sequence ATGAAAATGATTACGGCTATCGCCTCGGTCACCCTCGTCCTGATTTCCCGTGTCTGCCCGGCCGGAGAAGTCGTCGTTCCGCAGTCCGAGAAGGACCGGATCAACTACAGCGTCGGCTACCAGATCGGAGGAGATTTCAAGAAGCAGGGCGTGGAGATCTCGCCCGAGATGCTTATCCAGGGCATCCGGGACGCCATCGACGAAACTGCGTCCCGGATGAGTCCAAAGGACATGCGACAGACGCTCGTGACGCTCAAGGCAAGCATTACCGCCGCCGAGCGCAAGCGGAAGGGCGGCGTTGGGGCTCCGGTCGATCCTCGGGCCGAGCAGACGTTCCTCGACCTGAACGGGAAGAAGGCCGGCGTCGTCATCCTCCCGAGCGGGCTGCAGTACAAGGTCATCCAGGAAGGGACCGGCGCGACACCGACGGCCAGCGACAACGTCACGGTCAACTACCGGGGAACGCTGGTCGCAGGCAACGATTTCTACGATTCGAAGAAGGTCGGCAAGCCGGCGGAGCTTGCCGTCGGCGCGCTGATTCCCGGCCTTCAGGAGGCGCTGACGCGGATGAAGGAAGGGGCTCTCTGGCAGATCGTCATACCCCCGAGTCTGGGATACCGGGAAGGGAGTCCTCTCGTAGGGAAAACGGTCATTGTCGATCTCGAACTGATTCGGGTCAACCCCGCGAAATAG
- a CDS encoding electron transfer flavoprotein subunit alpha/FixB family protein, with amino-acid sequence MVDILVVVEHQEGAFRKSTLSAITAARRLSALVGGAIDALVLGEGAAAVAVTAAGCGVRRVLHGDAAVFAHGLAHPLATACAQVVREHGYGAVMTPASTFGKDFMPRLAGLLDAPLASDIVGLTLEAGELRVRRPMYAGNAIAAVLMTGSPLMFTVRQTAFDAASPSGPTAPIVPVALSVESDGTVFVGRKETKSARPELTEARVVVSGGRGLGSVEGFSLVEQLADRLGAAVGASRAAVDAGWVPNDRQVGQTGKVVAPELYIALGISGALQHLAGMKDSKTIVAINKDPEAPIFQVADYGLVSDLFKAIPGILAALDKTQQT; translated from the coding sequence ATGGTCGACATCCTGGTCGTCGTCGAGCACCAGGAAGGCGCGTTCCGCAAGTCGACGCTGTCGGCGATCACTGCCGCCAGGCGATTGTCCGCGCTGGTCGGCGGTGCGATCGACGCACTGGTGCTGGGCGAGGGTGCCGCCGCGGTGGCCGTAACGGCCGCGGGGTGCGGCGTCCGGCGCGTGCTGCACGGGGACGCGGCTGTCTTCGCGCACGGCTTGGCGCATCCCCTCGCCACCGCCTGCGCGCAGGTCGTCCGCGAACACGGCTACGGCGCGGTGATGACGCCCGCGAGCACGTTCGGGAAAGATTTCATGCCGCGACTGGCGGGGCTGCTCGACGCGCCGCTGGCGAGCGACATCGTCGGCCTGACGCTCGAGGCGGGGGAATTGCGCGTCCGGCGCCCGATGTACGCGGGCAACGCGATCGCCGCCGTCTTGATGACGGGAAGCCCCTTGATGTTCACCGTACGGCAGACGGCGTTCGATGCGGCTTCGCCGTCCGGCCCGACCGCCCCGATCGTACCGGTCGCGCTCTCGGTCGAATCCGACGGGACCGTGTTCGTCGGCCGCAAGGAGACGAAGTCCGCCCGGCCCGAGCTGACCGAAGCGCGTGTCGTCGTCTCGGGGGGGCGGGGCCTGGGATCGGTCGAGGGATTCTCGCTGGTCGAGCAGCTTGCCGACCGGCTGGGTGCGGCCGTGGGCGCATCGCGGGCGGCGGTCGACGCGGGCTGGGTGCCTAACGACCGGCAGGTGGGACAGACGGGCAAGGTCGTCGCGCCCGAGCTCTACATCGCACTCGGCATCTCGGGGGCGCTCCAGCACCTCGCAGGCATGAAGGATTCGAAGACCATCGTCGCGATCAACAAGGATCCCGAGGCGCCGATCTTCCAGGTCGCCGACTACGGGCTGGTGTCCGACCTGTTCAAGGCGATCCCCGGGATCCTTGCCGCATTGGACAAGACCCAACAGACCTGA
- a CDS encoding UDP-glucose/GDP-mannose dehydrogenase family protein, protein MNIAIVGTGYVGLVTGVCLAERGNTVHCVDNNPAIVGKLNSGEVTIYEPGLEEIFLRNLRRGRITFGGDLAAALLASDVVFLCLPTPPGEDGSADLKYILQVADDIGKILAANPDAGYKVIVDKSTVPVGTSDKVTAAIAQHLAGRDAFDVVSNPEFLREGFAVEDFLRPERVVIGASSPKSIALLSDLYEPFLPPGNPVQVMDVKSAEVTKYAANAFLAMKISYMNDLANFCDAVGADIEKVRDGIGSDSRIGKKFLFPGLGYGGSCLPKDVKALLKTASDAGAPLAILQAVETINQEQRKRFFRKFELHFHEKLSGLQVAVWGVAFKPNTDDTREAPVFYIVDRLLAGGAEVTVFDPEAMEGARQRYGDKIRYAESPYGALQGVDALIVVTEWNEFRKPDLGLMKSVMKRPVIFDGRNIYDPRKMREHGFFYHSIGRKAIEHHEPILY, encoded by the coding sequence ATGAACATCGCCATCGTGGGTACGGGATACGTCGGGCTCGTCACCGGTGTCTGTCTTGCCGAACGCGGGAATACGGTCCATTGCGTCGACAACAACCCGGCCATCGTCGGCAAGCTCAATTCGGGCGAGGTGACGATCTACGAACCGGGGCTCGAGGAGATCTTCCTGCGCAACCTGCGCCGGGGGCGCATCACATTCGGCGGCGACCTGGCCGCCGCGCTGCTCGCATCCGACGTCGTCTTCCTTTGCCTTCCGACGCCGCCCGGCGAGGACGGGTCGGCCGACCTGAAATACATCCTCCAGGTGGCCGACGACATCGGGAAGATCCTCGCGGCCAATCCGGATGCCGGCTACAAGGTGATCGTCGACAAGAGCACGGTGCCCGTCGGCACGAGCGACAAGGTGACCGCGGCGATCGCGCAACATCTCGCCGGCCGGGACGCGTTCGACGTCGTCTCCAATCCGGAATTCCTGCGCGAAGGCTTCGCGGTCGAGGACTTTCTCCGGCCCGAGCGGGTGGTGATCGGCGCCTCCTCACCGAAGTCGATCGCCCTCCTCTCCGACCTTTATGAACCGTTCCTGCCCCCCGGCAACCCGGTGCAGGTGATGGACGTGAAGAGCGCCGAGGTGACCAAGTACGCGGCCAACGCTTTCCTGGCGATGAAGATCTCCTACATGAACGACCTGGCCAACTTCTGCGACGCCGTGGGCGCCGACATCGAGAAGGTGCGCGACGGGATCGGGTCCGACTCCCGCATCGGAAAGAAGTTCCTGTTTCCGGGCCTGGGCTACGGCGGCTCCTGCCTGCCCAAGGACGTGAAGGCGCTGCTCAAGACGGCGTCCGACGCCGGGGCGCCGCTGGCAATCCTGCAAGCGGTCGAGACGATCAACCAGGAACAGCGCAAGCGTTTCTTCCGGAAATTCGAGCTGCACTTCCACGAGAAGCTGTCGGGGCTTCAAGTCGCCGTCTGGGGGGTTGCCTTCAAGCCCAACACCGACGACACTCGCGAGGCGCCCGTGTTCTACATCGTCGACCGGCTGCTGGCGGGAGGGGCCGAGGTCACGGTCTTCGACCCCGAGGCGATGGAGGGAGCGCGGCAACGCTACGGCGATAAAATCCGATACGCCGAGTCGCCCTACGGGGCGCTGCAGGGCGTCGATGCGCTCATCGTCGTCACCGAGTGGAACGAGTTCCGAAAGCCCGACCTGGGTCTGATGAAGAGCGTGATGAAGCGCCCGGTGATCTTCGACGGCCGCAATATCTACGATCCCCGGAAGATGCGGGAACACGGCTTCTTCTACCACTCGATCGGCCGCAAGGCGATCGAGCACCACGAACCGATCCTTTACTGA
- a CDS encoding glycosyltransferase family 2 protein — translation MTRPSLSIVTAVRNGAATIADSLESLRAQTVRVEHIVIDGCSTDRTLEIVRQLSPAALILSEPDQGIYDAMNKGIALATGEVVGLLNSDDRYAHEHVLEKVARVFENPEIEACYGDLVYVAAPKDRVFRYWKAGSLSPAGFYRGWMPPHPTFFVRRAVYGRLGGFDLSLGSAADYELMLRFLLKHGLCTTYIPEVLVRMRIGGASNAGLLSRIAANRMDRRAWTVNGMSPRPWTLLCKPLRKIHQYFASPPPVY, via the coding sequence ATGACCCGGCCGTCGCTTTCCATCGTGACCGCCGTTCGGAACGGCGCCGCGACGATCGCCGATTCCCTCGAGAGCCTTCGCGCGCAGACGGTCCGGGTCGAGCACATCGTGATCGACGGCTGCTCGACCGACCGGACGCTCGAGATCGTCCGGCAACTTTCCCCCGCTGCCCTGATTCTCTCCGAGCCGGACCAGGGCATATACGACGCCATGAACAAGGGGATCGCCCTGGCGACCGGCGAGGTCGTCGGCCTCCTCAACAGCGACGACCGCTATGCGCATGAACACGTCCTGGAGAAGGTCGCACGGGTGTTCGAGAATCCCGAGATCGAGGCGTGCTACGGAGACCTCGTCTACGTCGCGGCCCCGAAGGACCGCGTCTTCCGGTACTGGAAGGCCGGGAGCCTTTCCCCCGCCGGATTCTATCGGGGCTGGATGCCGCCCCATCCCACGTTCTTCGTCAGAAGAGCGGTCTATGGGAGGCTGGGCGGGTTCGATCTCTCGTTGGGCTCCGCAGCGGACTACGAGTTGATGCTCCGATTTCTCCTGAAGCACGGCCTTTGCACGACCTACATCCCGGAGGTGCTGGTCCGGATGCGCATCGGCGGCGCCAGTAACGCCGGCCTGCTCAGCCGGATCGCGGCCAACCGGATGGATCGTCGCGCCTGGACCGTCAACGGAATGTCGCCGCGCCCCTGGACGTTGCTGTGCAAGCCATTGCGGAAAATCCATCAGTACTTCGCCTCTCCCCCCCCGGTATACTGA
- a CDS encoding MraY family glycosyltransferase, translating into MQIPITNDPAVYREAALLFFVSLLVSLFITPRTAWLARFLGAVDSPDHARKIHSRAIPRLGGMAIAAALLGALLMARHGSWTLIAFGAGAVAVVAVGFLDDLYILRPVVKFLGQVIAATLFVRLGGFELESVGNLFGFGPIETGIFAPAFTVFCMVGVMNALNLSDGLDGLAGGIAAIACVFFGLFALLSRDGDGLLVSVALLGALIGFLRYNTFPARLFMGDSGSLLLGYSLACLAVAGVHPGGAVPLDPVTVAGVLALPILDTLLVMARRFWHRQNPFLPDKTHLHHRLLTLGLPHGAVVPVLYGAMASFGLISWAMREQPEPLQLLAILAFGGAIYGTVFLAQRLHWRRNAADAGFGTRGAGGKTTAWIAVVMGKTVPCMSWVIALGLLLPALAVFGVPGRAGVVAFGIAAFMMALFPWRSQRVDSGICFGIIYVACVCLLGILHFLPSAPVWLDNYLSALCGIVLIWVLSIMKLQAGHKKIMLISGFEALLIGVTIFVPTVLVPAVGMGENVRNALLMACLESIPLLLALKILVRKQPRRNFVIATSLLAALVSLGLKGL; encoded by the coding sequence ATGCAGATTCCGATCACCAACGATCCTGCCGTCTACCGGGAGGCGGCGCTGCTGTTCTTCGTGTCGCTCCTTGTGTCGCTCTTTATCACGCCCCGCACCGCTTGGCTGGCGAGATTCCTCGGCGCGGTCGACTCGCCGGACCACGCCCGCAAGATCCACTCGCGCGCCATCCCGCGTTTGGGCGGCATGGCGATCGCCGCCGCCCTCCTGGGAGCGCTGCTCATGGCGCGCCATGGGTCGTGGACGCTGATTGCATTCGGGGCCGGAGCGGTCGCCGTGGTGGCCGTCGGATTCCTGGACGATCTCTACATCCTGCGTCCGGTGGTCAAGTTCCTCGGGCAGGTGATCGCCGCGACGCTTTTCGTCCGGCTGGGCGGTTTCGAGCTGGAGTCGGTCGGGAACCTGTTCGGCTTCGGCCCGATCGAGACGGGAATTTTCGCCCCCGCCTTCACCGTGTTCTGCATGGTCGGGGTGATGAATGCCCTCAACCTGTCCGACGGGCTCGATGGCCTGGCGGGGGGGATCGCCGCGATCGCCTGCGTCTTCTTCGGGCTGTTCGCCCTCCTCAGCCGCGACGGCGACGGGCTCCTCGTCTCGGTGGCGTTGCTCGGCGCCCTGATCGGCTTCCTCCGCTACAACACTTTTCCCGCCCGGTTGTTCATGGGCGATTCGGGGAGTCTCCTCCTGGGCTACTCGCTCGCCTGCCTCGCCGTCGCCGGCGTGCATCCGGGCGGTGCCGTTCCGCTGGATCCGGTGACCGTCGCCGGCGTGCTTGCCCTTCCCATCCTCGACACGCTGCTGGTGATGGCACGCAGGTTTTGGCACCGCCAGAACCCGTTCCTCCCCGACAAGACACATCTCCATCACCGATTGTTGACCCTCGGCCTGCCGCACGGCGCCGTGGTCCCGGTCCTCTATGGCGCGATGGCCTCTTTCGGGCTGATCTCGTGGGCGATGCGGGAACAGCCCGAGCCGTTGCAACTCCTTGCCATTCTCGCGTTCGGGGGGGCAATCTACGGCACCGTGTTCCTGGCTCAAAGGCTGCATTGGAGACGGAATGCAGCCGATGCCGGGTTCGGGACGCGGGGGGCCGGGGGAAAGACGACCGCTTGGATCGCGGTCGTGATGGGCAAGACCGTCCCCTGCATGTCCTGGGTGATCGCGCTGGGGCTGCTGCTGCCGGCGCTGGCCGTATTCGGGGTCCCGGGGCGGGCGGGTGTCGTCGCATTCGGCATCGCGGCGTTCATGATGGCTTTGTTTCCCTGGCGTTCCCAACGAGTCGACTCCGGAATCTGCTTCGGCATCATCTACGTTGCTTGCGTCTGCCTGCTTGGAATCCTCCATTTCCTGCCGTCGGCTCCGGTATGGCTCGATAACTACCTGTCCGCCCTCTGCGGGATCGTCCTGATCTGGGTGCTGTCGATCATGAAGTTGCAGGCGGGGCACAAGAAAATCATGCTGATATCTGGATTCGAGGCGCTGCTGATCGGCGTCACGATCTTCGTGCCGACGGTCCTGGTACCGGCCGTCGGGATGGGGGAGAATGTCCGGAATGCCCTGCTGATGGCCTGCCTCGAATCGATCCCGCTGCTGCTGGCGCTCAAGATCCTGGTGCGGAAGCAGCCGAGGCGGAACTTCGTGATCGCCACAAGCCTGTTGGCCGCGCTCGTTTCCCTGGGGCTGAAAGGATTGTAG
- a CDS encoding nucleotide sugar dehydrogenase, producing MASPKSSPDLLQRLKVRKFKAGVIGLGYVGLPLAMELVEAGVPVVGIDVDESKVRKLNAGGSYIGDIPSATVKRAVDAGLFSATTDFTAIAKLDTVNVCVPTPLRKTKDPDLSYIVAAAEQIEKHLHKGMLVILESTTYPGTTEEVMVPMAERKGLTVGRDVFFAFSPERVDPGNEKFTTRNIPKVVGGVTPACSKVAAAFYGAFLENVHPVSRAAVAEMVKLLENTFRSVNIGLVNEMALMCDRMGLDVWEVIDAAKTKPFGFMPFYPGPGIGGHCIPLDPFYLSWKAKQFGFESRFIELAGVVNGQMPHYAVDKVGDALNRFRKSVNGAKVLVLGVAYKKDIDDVRESPALDIIHLLQKKGAVLSYCDPHVATLQDGGKRMKGVPFTADTLRKADCVVIVTNHAAFDYALVSRHSKVVVDTRNAMKGFPGKNIVKL from the coding sequence ATGGCGTCACCCAAGTCGTCCCCCGATCTGCTGCAGCGCCTGAAGGTTCGGAAGTTCAAGGCCGGCGTCATCGGCCTGGGCTACGTCGGGTTGCCGCTGGCGATGGAGCTGGTCGAGGCCGGCGTCCCGGTCGTCGGCATCGACGTCGACGAGAGCAAGGTCCGGAAGCTCAACGCCGGCGGTTCCTACATCGGCGACATCCCGTCGGCCACGGTGAAGCGGGCCGTCGATGCGGGGCTCTTTTCCGCGACCACCGACTTTACGGCGATCGCAAAGCTCGACACGGTCAACGTCTGCGTTCCCACGCCGCTGCGCAAGACCAAGGATCCCGACCTCTCCTACATCGTCGCCGCGGCGGAGCAGATCGAGAAGCACCTCCACAAGGGCATGCTCGTGATCCTCGAGAGCACGACCTATCCCGGCACGACGGAAGAGGTGATGGTGCCGATGGCCGAGCGCAAGGGGCTGACCGTCGGACGCGACGTCTTCTTCGCGTTTTCCCCAGAGCGGGTCGATCCCGGCAACGAGAAGTTCACCACGAGGAACATTCCCAAGGTGGTCGGGGGCGTGACGCCCGCCTGCTCGAAGGTGGCTGCCGCGTTCTACGGCGCCTTCCTCGAAAACGTGCACCCCGTCTCCAGGGCCGCCGTCGCCGAGATGGTCAAGCTGCTCGAAAACACCTTCCGCTCGGTCAACATCGGGCTGGTCAACGAGATGGCGCTGATGTGCGACCGGATGGGGCTCGACGTCTGGGAGGTCATCGACGCGGCCAAGACGAAGCCGTTCGGCTTCATGCCGTTCTACCCCGGTCCCGGCATCGGCGGGCATTGCATCCCGCTAGACCCGTTCTACCTTTCCTGGAAGGCGAAGCAGTTCGGCTTCGAATCGCGGTTCATCGAGCTGGCGGGCGTCGTCAACGGGCAGATGCCGCACTACGCGGTCGACAAGGTGGGCGACGCGCTCAACCGGTTCAGGAAATCGGTCAACGGCGCCAAGGTTCTGGTGCTCGGCGTGGCGTACAAGAAGGACATCGACGACGTGCGCGAGTCGCCGGCGCTCGACATCATCCACCTGCTGCAGAAGAAGGGCGCCGTTCTCTCCTATTGCGACCCCCACGTGGCCACGCTCCAGGACGGCGGGAAGCGGATGAAGGGCGTGCCGTTCACCGCAGATACGCTTCGCAAGGCCGATTGCGTCGTGATCGTGACCAACCACGCCGCGTTCGATTACGCGCTCGTGTCCCGCCATTCGAAGGTCGTCGTCGATACACGCAACGCGATGAAGGGATTCCCGGGCAAGAACATCGTCAAGCTGTGA
- a CDS encoding dTDP-4-dehydrorhamnose 3,5-epimerase family protein: MIDGVAIKQLKVIPDERGRLMEILRADDALFLKFGQVYMTTGYPGVVKAWHYHKIQYDHFCVLKGMMKVVLYDSREGSSTKGEVNEYFLGEHRPILLRIPPLVFHGFKTISGEEALLINMCTETYKPEAPDEYRFPPHDNDIPYDWARKDG; this comes from the coding sequence ATGATCGACGGCGTCGCCATCAAGCAACTCAAGGTCATTCCCGACGAGCGGGGGCGCCTCATGGAGATCCTGCGCGCCGACGATGCGCTGTTCCTGAAATTCGGCCAGGTCTACATGACCACCGGCTATCCCGGAGTGGTCAAGGCGTGGCACTACCACAAGATCCAGTACGACCACTTCTGCGTGCTGAAGGGCATGATGAAGGTCGTGCTCTACGACAGCCGCGAGGGGTCCTCGACCAAGGGCGAGGTCAACGAATACTTCCTTGGCGAGCACCGGCCGATCCTGCTCCGGATCCCGCCGCTCGTCTTCCACGGCTTCAAGACGATCTCGGGCGAGGAAGCGCTGCTGATCAACATGTGCACCGAGACGTACAAGCCCGAGGCGCCCGACGAATACCGGTTCCCCCCTCACGACAACGACATCCCGTACGACTGGGCCCGGAAGGACGGGTGA
- a CDS encoding electron transfer flavoprotein subunit beta/FixA family protein — translation MKILVAIKPVPNPDERVRISADGLRLVLDGVKTIVNPFCEIAVEEALRIRERLGTSEVVVVTVGPLAADAQLRTALAMGADRGVLVRLEGAADALVIAGLLRKVVEEESPVLVLLGKQAVDDDNNQVGQTLAALLSWPQATFASRIEFLDDGKRIRVDRETDAGIETVELPLPAVVTADLRLNEPRYASLPGIMKARQKEVRVVDAATLGIDLTPKVRVLSFEAPRARKGGRIVADAAELVRLLREEARVIG, via the coding sequence GTGAAGATCCTGGTCGCCATCAAGCCGGTGCCCAATCCCGACGAGCGGGTGAGGATCTCCGCCGACGGGCTGCGACTCGTGCTCGACGGCGTCAAGACCATCGTCAACCCTTTCTGCGAGATCGCCGTCGAGGAGGCGCTGCGCATTCGGGAGCGGTTGGGGACTTCCGAGGTGGTCGTCGTCACGGTCGGGCCGCTCGCGGCCGATGCACAGCTCCGCACGGCGCTGGCGATGGGGGCCGACCGGGGGGTGCTCGTCCGGCTCGAAGGCGCGGCCGACGCGTTGGTGATCGCAGGACTGCTCCGCAAGGTGGTTGAAGAGGAGTCGCCGGTCCTGGTGCTGCTCGGCAAGCAGGCCGTCGACGACGACAACAACCAGGTCGGGCAGACGCTGGCCGCGCTGTTGTCGTGGCCGCAGGCCACCTTCGCCTCCCGGATCGAATTCCTCGATGACGGGAAGCGCATCCGGGTCGACCGCGAAACCGATGCCGGGATCGAAACGGTCGAGCTGCCGCTTCCCGCGGTGGTGACGGCCGACCTTCGTCTCAACGAGCCCCGCTACGCCTCGTTGCCCGGGATCATGAAGGCCAGGCAGAAAGAGGTGCGCGTCGTCGACGCCGCGACGCTCGGGATCGACCTGACGCCGAAGGTTCGGGTTCTCTCCTTCGAGGCGCCGAGAGCGCGCAAGGGGGGGCGAATCGTTGCCGATGCCGCCGAGCTGGTCCGGCTGCTGCGCGAGGAAGCCCGGGTGATCGGCTGA